In a genomic window of Anoxybacter fermentans:
- a CDS encoding gluconeogenesis factor YvcK family protein has protein sequence MNKLKWLYPGMRVKRWLLLSVTGIFLIAFGFAIILGFKLIGNIEGIIIRLAYDLTGHITPSINIFVGIGLIAIGLFIFAKGIQSTIISLIKTILPDSEEKLVEIVYQKRQLRRGPKIVALGGGTGLSTLLRGLKEYTSNITAVVTVSDDGGSSGVLRDEMGILPPGDIRNCLVALADIEPLMESLFQYRFTEGDLKGHSFGNLYIAAMTEITGDFDRAIQESSKVLAVRGRVLPSTLTDIVLCAEHEDGQITRGESRIPQHLTPIRRVYLEPEDAEPLDETIKAIKEADAIILGPGSLFTSVIPNLLIKGVAEAIRDSRALKIYVCNVMTQPGETTGYTAADHVQKIFDHVGFKLFDYIVVNDEPIPDKLAQKYAEQGAYPVEVDYDRLKELGVNVIKSSLISKKNLVRHNPRLLSELIIKLIIRLDVGSRRFKFMDWYFTSRKKDFLKLGDE, from the coding sequence ATGAATAAGCTCAAATGGTTATACCCAGGTATGCGGGTAAAGCGATGGTTACTCTTATCAGTAACGGGTATTTTTTTAATAGCTTTTGGTTTTGCTATAATTCTTGGATTTAAGTTGATAGGTAATATCGAAGGTATTATAATTCGATTGGCATATGATTTAACAGGGCATATTACTCCTTCGATTAATATATTTGTAGGAATTGGCTTGATTGCCATAGGACTTTTTATTTTCGCCAAAGGAATTCAAAGTACTATCATATCATTGATTAAAACTATTCTTCCGGATAGTGAAGAAAAGTTGGTAGAGATTGTCTATCAAAAGCGCCAGTTGAGGCGAGGCCCTAAGATTGTTGCATTAGGTGGAGGAACAGGACTTTCTACTCTTCTAAGGGGTTTGAAAGAATATACATCTAATATTACAGCAGTTGTTACCGTTTCAGATGATGGGGGGAGTTCAGGAGTATTACGAGATGAAATGGGAATACTACCGCCGGGAGATATTCGTAACTGCCTGGTAGCACTTGCTGATATCGAACCTTTAATGGAAAGTCTTTTTCAATATCGTTTTACTGAAGGGGATCTTAAGGGACATTCTTTCGGAAATCTTTATATTGCCGCTATGACGGAGATTACAGGAGATTTTGATCGGGCCATCCAGGAATCCAGTAAAGTCCTGGCAGTCCGTGGCCGGGTATTGCCCTCCACTTTGACAGATATTGTTCTATGTGCTGAACATGAAGATGGTCAGATAACCAGAGGGGAATCCAGGATTCCACAGCATCTTACACCAATTCGTCGGGTCTATTTAGAACCTGAAGATGCAGAGCCTTTAGATGAGACTATAAAGGCTATCAAAGAGGCAGATGCGATTATTCTGGGTCCTGGAAGTCTTTTTACCAGTGTTATTCCCAACCTTTTGATAAAAGGTGTAGCTGAAGCGATTAGAGATAGTAGAGCATTGAAAATATATGTTTGTAATGTAATGACCCAACCCGGTGAAACTACAGGTTATACAGCTGCCGATCATGTTCAAAAGATTTTTGATCATGTGGGATTTAAGCTTTTCGATTATATAGTAGTTAATGATGAGCCTATTCCTGATAAACTGGCTCAAAAATATGCTGAACAGGGAGCATATCCAGTAGAAGTAGATTATGATAGGTTAAAGGAATTAGGAGTAAATGTAATAAAAAGCTCATTGATTAGTAAGAAAAATCTAGTCCGTCACAATCCCCGCCTATTATCTGAATTGATAAT